A genomic region of Fervidobacterium gondwanense DSM 13020 contains the following coding sequences:
- the rdgB gene encoding RdgB/HAM1 family non-canonical purine NTP pyrophosphatase — translation MIIYVASKNAHKVLEIKQIAPEFVTLEPINTELDVEETGETFTENSIIKALDYGKEIRKPVIADDSGLSIDVLGGFPGVMSARYMEGAPYTEKMESILQLMRNYDDRHARFVCSATYFNPETNFLLSVEGYVEGTIAYEIRGDKGFGYDPIFIPNGYDKTFGELGEEVKNVISHRSRAFKKLFSLLLKIGEIKYE, via the coding sequence ATGATAATCTACGTAGCATCGAAAAACGCACATAAGGTTCTTGAAATCAAGCAGATAGCACCTGAGTTTGTAACGTTGGAACCTATCAACACAGAGCTCGATGTTGAAGAAACAGGGGAGACTTTTACAGAGAATTCCATTATAAAGGCGCTTGATTACGGAAAGGAAATACGCAAGCCAGTGATAGCTGATGACTCCGGGCTTTCAATAGATGTACTCGGCGGTTTTCCCGGCGTGATGAGTGCACGATACATGGAAGGTGCACCCTATACTGAGAAAATGGAGAGTATTCTACAACTGATGAGAAATTACGACGACAGGCACGCAAGGTTTGTTTGTAGCGCCACATATTTTAATCCTGAAACAAATTTTCTTCTTTCCGTTGAGGGTTACGTAGAGGGTACGATAGCATATGAGATACGCGGAGATAAAGGTTTTGGATACGACCCTATTTTCATACCAAACGGGTACGATAAGACATTCGGAGAGTTGGGGGAAGAGGTTAAGAATGTTATTTCCCATAGAAGTAGAGCTTTCAAGAAATTGTTTAGTCTGCTCTTGAAAATAGGAGAGATTAAGTATGAATAG
- the hutI gene encoding imidazolonepropionase, whose translation MNSMFVIHAERILTPSSPGPVRGNNMMKISEFFDSDIVIEDGVIADIRKHKSADVKANLVTPGLFDAHTHIPFVGSRSKEFYMRSRGKTYMEILQAGGGIHYTSSLVKNASLEVLVEISKDFVRKFTEHGVVGIECKSGYGLDKENEIKQLKAIKLLRDVVPNKLSGTFLGLHARPKNIPIDEYIDEMKALLKYIKENSLAESVDAFCDKDVFLPDEIEDFLLYAKSVGLKIRLHADEIENVGATKLGVKVGAVSVDHVLKIGSEDIYVLSNSDTVATLMPSTSFYLGESYAPARDLISAGAGIALGSDFNPGSSPIYMPSFVMHLAIRFLRMEPEEVLNAYTVNSAYVVGYKSGLIAPNYPADLVIWKTSEFLDIPYMWQENFVEHVLINGRMVA comes from the coding sequence ATGAATAGCATGTTTGTAATACATGCCGAGCGAATTCTAACCCCTTCATCGCCCGGTCCAGTTAGAGGAAATAATATGATGAAGATTTCGGAGTTCTTCGATAGTGATATAGTTATCGAAGATGGCGTGATCGCGGATATTCGAAAGCACAAGTCTGCAGATGTGAAAGCCAACCTTGTAACCCCTGGTCTTTTCGATGCGCATACGCATATTCCGTTCGTTGGTTCACGCTCGAAGGAGTTCTACATGCGCTCAAGGGGAAAGACATACATGGAGATTCTTCAAGCCGGCGGAGGGATCCACTACACGTCTTCTCTTGTTAAAAATGCAAGCCTCGAAGTACTTGTTGAAATTTCCAAGGATTTTGTAAGAAAATTCACTGAACACGGGGTTGTTGGTATAGAGTGCAAGAGCGGATACGGGCTTGATAAGGAAAATGAGATAAAGCAGTTAAAAGCGATAAAATTGTTGAGAGATGTTGTGCCTAACAAATTGTCAGGAACTTTCTTAGGATTGCACGCAAGACCAAAGAATATACCTATCGATGAATATATAGACGAAATGAAAGCGTTGTTAAAGTACATAAAAGAAAATTCGCTTGCTGAAAGCGTTGATGCATTCTGCGATAAAGACGTGTTTCTGCCAGATGAAATCGAAGATTTTCTTTTGTACGCGAAGTCAGTTGGTTTGAAAATAAGATTACATGCAGACGAGATAGAGAATGTCGGAGCCACGAAGCTCGGTGTTAAAGTCGGAGCTGTTAGCGTTGACCATGTTTTGAAGATAGGCAGCGAAGATATATATGTGCTCTCGAATTCAGACACAGTTGCTACGCTTATGCCTTCAACGAGTTTCTATCTCGGTGAGAGCTATGCGCCGGCAAGAGATTTAATCAGTGCAGGTGCCGGTATAGCTCTGGGATCAGATTTCAACCCAGGGTCATCGCCGATATATATGCCAAGTTTCGTGATGCACCTTGCGATAAGGTTCTTGAGGATGGAGCCTGAGGAAGTATTGAACGCGTATACTGTTAATTCTGCATACGTGGTTGGTTACAAATCTGGACTGATTGCACCAAACTATCCAGCCGATTTGGTTATTTGGAAGACCAGCGAGTTTTTGGACATACCATACATGTGGCAGGAGAATTTCGTAGAACATGTTTTAATCAACGGAAGGATGGTAGCTTGA
- a CDS encoding NusG domain II-containing protein, with translation MRTKSRSRPFFSKTDFLIIAMLLIFSTTGYMFSKYAEKSVGFSKSVVVRISGEEVYKFSKPGEWKIYNKSGKYVTTLHFDGEKVWVTDSDCPDKICEKTGKVGPGGSIICVPNRTIIEFEKSKFQKDLIDTESW, from the coding sequence TTGAGAACAAAGAGCCGCAGCAGACCGTTTTTCTCAAAAACAGATTTTTTGATAATCGCTATGCTATTAATCTTTTCAACCACTGGATATATGTTTTCAAAGTATGCGGAAAAGTCAGTTGGTTTTTCCAAAAGTGTTGTTGTTCGAATTAGCGGTGAAGAGGTGTATAAGTTTTCCAAGCCTGGCGAGTGGAAGATTTACAATAAGAGCGGCAAGTATGTAACAACGCTTCATTTCGACGGTGAGAAGGTCTGGGTTACAGATTCAGATTGTCCTGATAAGATTTGTGAAAAGACTGGGAAGGTTGGACCGGGAGGTAGTATCATTTGCGTGCCGAACAGAACGATAATAGAATTCGAAAAGTCAAAATTCCAGAAGGATCTAATAGACACAGAAAGCTGGTAA
- a CDS encoding Gx transporter family protein, whose amino-acid sequence MVALSSVVYVVESVIPFPVPGGKWGFSNFLVLYLSAFSTLSDAVLLAVSKSLLGSVLSGSIFTPGFFMGFFGSITAALVQSVLSRLTPFSVLGLSIVGMVTNNLVQFLVGSVLIGSRAIYVLLPLVLVLGTFSAVANAYLAVQTSKIVDNRFS is encoded by the coding sequence ATGGTGGCTCTGAGCAGTGTGGTGTACGTAGTGGAGAGCGTTATTCCATTTCCTGTTCCGGGCGGCAAGTGGGGATTTTCCAACTTTCTTGTTTTATACCTTTCGGCATTTTCAACGCTTTCAGATGCCGTTCTGCTTGCGGTTTCAAAATCACTACTCGGCTCTGTTCTGTCCGGTAGTATTTTTACACCCGGTTTTTTCATGGGATTCTTTGGTAGCATCACAGCAGCTTTAGTGCAGAGCGTTCTCTCAAGACTGACACCATTTAGTGTGCTTGGTTTAAGCATTGTCGGGATGGTAACGAATAATCTAGTACAGTTCTTAGTTGGGAGTGTCTTGATAGGTTCGAGGGCGATATATGTGCTGTTGCCGTTAGTGCTGGTACTCGGAACGTTTTCTGCGGTAGCTAATGCATACCTCGCAGTGCAAACAAGTAAGATTGTCGATAATAGGTTCAGTTAA
- a CDS encoding GH1 family beta-glucosidase — translation MKRSDFPKNFVFGTATAAYQIEGAANEDGKGPSIWDIFSHTPGKIMTGENGDVACDHYHRFKEDVQLMKEIGLDAYRFSISWPRVMPDGKNINQKGVDFYNRLVDELLEHDITPFITLYHWDLPYALYEKGGWLNSDIAMYFRAYATFMFNELGDRVKHWITLNEPWCSSFLGYFTGEHAPGHKNLQEAIVAAHNLLRSHGHAVQSFREEVKDGTIGLTNVVMKVEPGDSRPESFLAASLVDKFVNAWFHDPVVFGKYPEEAVKVYQERGLQVMENDMDIISTPIDFFGVNYYTRTLVVFDTTNPLGFSYVQGDLPKTEMGWEIYPQGLFDMLVTLKERYRLPLYITENGMAGPDKIENGKVKDTYRIEYLEKHFEKALEAINAGVNLKGYFIWSLMDNFEWAYGYSKRFGIIYVDYNTQKRILKDSAYWLKDFLIS, via the coding sequence ATAAAGAGATCCGATTTTCCGAAAAATTTTGTTTTTGGAACCGCAACGGCTGCTTATCAGATAGAGGGGGCAGCAAACGAGGATGGAAAAGGTCCTTCGATTTGGGATATTTTTTCGCATACCCCGGGCAAGATCATGACTGGTGAAAACGGGGATGTTGCCTGCGATCACTATCATCGTTTTAAAGAAGATGTCCAGTTAATGAAAGAGATAGGTTTAGACGCGTACAGGTTTTCAATCTCGTGGCCCCGAGTCATGCCCGACGGGAAAAACATCAACCAAAAAGGTGTGGATTTTTACAACAGGTTAGTCGACGAGTTGCTTGAACATGACATAACCCCGTTCATAACACTGTACCACTGGGATTTGCCATACGCACTGTACGAAAAAGGCGGATGGCTAAATTCAGACATCGCAATGTACTTCCGCGCCTACGCGACTTTCATGTTCAACGAACTCGGAGATAGAGTTAAACACTGGATAACTCTCAACGAGCCATGGTGCTCTTCGTTCCTTGGATATTTCACCGGCGAACACGCTCCCGGGCATAAAAATCTTCAAGAAGCGATTGTAGCAGCTCACAATTTATTGAGATCACACGGTCACGCTGTCCAATCTTTCAGAGAAGAGGTAAAAGATGGAACTATCGGACTTACTAACGTCGTTATGAAAGTAGAACCCGGCGATTCAAGGCCAGAGAGTTTCCTCGCAGCTTCGCTAGTCGACAAGTTTGTAAACGCTTGGTTCCATGACCCTGTTGTCTTTGGAAAGTATCCCGAAGAAGCCGTCAAGGTTTATCAGGAACGAGGGCTTCAGGTAATGGAAAACGACATGGACATTATATCTACTCCTATTGATTTCTTCGGTGTAAATTACTACACGAGAACGCTTGTCGTATTTGATACAACTAATCCGTTGGGATTTTCGTACGTCCAAGGCGACTTGCCGAAGACCGAGATGGGCTGGGAGATTTATCCGCAAGGCTTATTTGATATGCTTGTCACACTGAAAGAAAGATACAGATTACCTCTTTATATAACAGAAAACGGAATGGCTGGACCAGATAAGATAGAAAATGGAAAGGTAAAAGATACCTACAGAATTGAATATTTAGAAAAACATTTTGAGAAGGCATTGGAAGCGATAAACGCAGGAGTGAATTTGAAAGGTTATTTCATCTGGTCTTTGATGGATAACTTCGAATGGGCTTATGGGTATTCGAAACGCTTCGGAATAATATACGTCGATTACAACACGCAGAAACGTATTTTGAAAGACTCTGCGTACTGGTTGAAAGATTTCCTCATATCGTAA